A single Strix aluco isolate bStrAlu1 chromosome 20, bStrAlu1.hap1, whole genome shotgun sequence DNA region contains:
- the CNTRL gene encoding centriolin isoform X2, with protein MKKGSVRKALCRETQMSASRTPSPMSPVSSSTRSPSPLSQQTPPSACKSMEQRHQELDIRAENAEAAFEYKFHKDENGISPGVRYITEPLIKGLSKQENLACISSLNLSSPKDGDKKFKYIENLEKCSKLETLNLSNNQIEKIEKLDKLLKLRELNLSYNKISKIEGIEHMHNLQKLNLAGNEIEHVPVWVGKKLRSLRILNLKQNKVSSLHDIAKLKPLQDLTSLFLADNPVVNLPHYRLYTIFHLRALESLDGQPVTNHDRQEALQRFNLEEIEKLERELENTVKEMENLKLNQCKVLEQLRHQDEVNKSLKEKTLQQKQSCEDLQRDLDTKNELLKQKTMELTRACQKQYELEQELAFYKIDAKFEPLNYFPSEDVELDNVPGESPYIGKARYKRNMFIREGYIANKAQQMETGKMPLVEDDFCRERQLKLQLQTLDELLEGKEKKIHSAQRRLEELQSAVGNAEQQVLKVTGELQQLEDALAQKKISQANREGLEQQLSERIQVLHQLRKEALELEKQMEKQKREIGKKQKELEDLESSLASVNPEDPRHVHMKAQKASKEQQFDVMNKHYKQLESRLDEMLSRIAKETEEIKDLEQQLTDGQIATNEALKRDLESIITGLQEYLQSVKCQAKQANDECKELKKDKESLLQRLAHLEEERNNLEIVAMDAENMRKEITMLEGALQEQREINESLRDAQGDISAYEAELEAQLRDRDTEANQQKEELERLKQLSQMELSALQAELEKERQALENALAKAQLAEEKEQQNYKLLSQFKQLQGDNNLLKQQLKDLQNQLNHAVGNLIHPEEVLARISELKQKLQTGVGEIKCQNSADVLGKSLANLQKEFNDILADAQREKEKAWARQRQLQEEMVSQQEKLEEVQEKYRQVKAENRQNKNKVHQLENEIQHLHEKIKSMEEIQGLADEQLQEADEEKETILAQLEDLEKRKKIEDARAQMQFVSLDKELKELKRAIITSDKLAATELSIAKNQLKALHGTVHRINQERAEEIEEAEEFCAEAARAARDLARAEAEIELLQQLLKEKEEQFQLEMEKAGEKTVGSSAQKFEIDKLNEAMEQQKAEIDRLRWLLDNIGTGNKDEIENLQDEIAALRDVLSHQNDYITSIADPLKRRGYWCYMPSSQGSTPASRSTKDSGVCLLCSGTSPPRRGCGQDRQCRKEDLPHQGGCWVYSPVRNRLWKTNSGKGRRTKEDSEGNEATRVPKDPPFVPPPGTVIYTVLPDGAPVPQGTVVYGPPPAAVGGGSVAPGSVIYGPPPVGAQVVCGPLPPNFTVPLIPVGVLHCNVPEHHDLESEISRLEDTVYYLKSRKYKDKWSEAAEHKWKKEVEKLHQNVEELLHEREELEDQIAELRRAAQKHNKRRDFIEGYTDNLIAELQLEKSLKHHEDIADEIECIEKTLLKRRAELREADRLLSEAEVELESTQGKTKDTIQKYNHAKQHLTRTETEAKELERRAQEMAIKLVKADQQLRLLQADTRDLEQHKREQEGVLKEINKMVAARESEFQSLNQKIEMLTESLQKLQGDIQVAEGNEEHHLQILREAESLLQGKKTELERLKDQITAQQQELSFLEQQLSQRKEELRVLQDCISQKKGDLKEALRDGETEANEKLRQIREIKLLLEELNVEKKELDVQINEKRAQLSFIKKDIGKEEENLQGVLGQITRHKIELKHVLEMLELENDELQGLKLQHDQKVNELEKIQVAILEEKLKLENIQRLFQCQQGEVDWQEQLLEKDRQENEHLVSQMRTLQNNIESLNKEKEKLEDDCQSLEKKLSQTRRDLTATEDSSRTALSNVEKMELDVKNLQQEVDLLNKQKNSLNGDIIVVQKDLQEKKEELETLKGELNDSRQQLQLLEQDLKNNTRHQEELLREQATLKEDILEYLRKRKDCQERQKKRENQLQQLQKEIEEKETELAKQEAILHHLKQNSEREGKKLEECTAKVKDQKILLEKELIDQQKKLEQATAKVRLAEENLRKLEKEESRCAALEETVRKSKHQLSEKELQLQQKNREMQSLQKELEVSRCELNHLQDQIASERKKAEKHILSLKEAMKMQRMQLERKLREQKHENNCLRSDTAAAEEATHSNHKRAKRLMKDLGQTQQHSVDLQSQVKTQEDPDKNRREIENAATLLKLEVEDEIRKGFTSSSPSSLELLEDWEASSEVKGRLQCEPGNGEEPGLFAAADKRLFTLEEKLNFSKVFLMDEQWRGEALREKLQHHEDRLKAQLQQCMSKQVEVLIRGKQQTEGTLHSLQRQVDALDDLVSSTSSDSLFLAQSSSLVTLHDTLNVTKTQAALPRVTRVPGRPAGVSVGSQTLRSCSRGVSQ; from the exons AGGAGTTAGGTACATAACTGAACCCCTTATAAAAGGTCTGTCAAAACAAGAAAATTTGGCATGTATAAGCTCACTGAATCTTTCTTCCCCAAAGGATGGGGACAAGAAATTTAAG taCATAGAAAATTTGGAGAAGTGCTCTAAACTAGAGACACTAAATCTTAGTAACAACCAAATAGAGAAGATTGAGAAGTTGGATAAACTGCTGAAGTTGCGTGAACTCAATTTGTCTTACAACAAAATCAG taaaattgaAGGTATAGAACACATGCATAATCTACAAAAGCTGAACCTTGCAGGGAATGAGATTGAGCATGTTCCTGTGTGGGTAGGGAAGAAACTGAGATCCCTGCGCATCCTTAATTTGAAACAGAATAAAGTATCATCA CTCCATGATATAGCTAAACTAAAGCCTCTACAAGATCTGACTTCTCTATTCCTTGCTGATAATCCAGTTGTAAATCTGCCTCACTACCGCCTGTACACCATATTCCACTTGCGAGCACTGGAAAGCTTGGATGGACAGCCAGTGACGAATCACGACAGACAGGAAGCTCTACAGAGGTTTAATTTAG aagagatAGAAAAATTAGAAAGAGAGTTGGAAAACACAGTAAAAGAGATGGAGAACCTTAAACTTAACCAGTGCAAAGTGCTCGAGCAACTTCGCCATCAAGACGAGGTCAacaaatcattaaaagaaaagacTTTGCAACAGAAGCAAAGCTGTGAAGACCTACAAAGGGACCTGGACACCAAAAATGAATTG TTAAAACAGAAGACAATGGAGCTAACCCGAGCTTGCCAGAAGCAGTATGAATTGGAGCAGGAGCTGGCGTTTTATAAGATTGATGCAAAATTTGAGCCGTTGAATTATTTTCCATCAGag GATGTTGAACTTGATAATGTACCTGGTGAAAGCCCATACATTGGCAAGGCCAGGTataaaagaaatatgtttataaGAGAAGGCTACATTGCTAACAAAGCTCAGCAGATGGAGACTGGAAAAATGCCACTAGTTGAAGATGACTTCTGTAGGGAACGCCAGCTGAAATTGCAGCTCCAAACTCTAGATGAACTACTAGagggtaaagaaaaaaagattcattcag cacAAAGAAGATTAGAAGAACTGCAAAGTGCAGTAGGAAACGCAGAGCAACAAGTTTTGAAAGTAACAGGGGAACTGCAACAACTGGAGGATGCTCTGGCTCAGAAAAAA ATATCACAGGCCAACAGGGAAGGTCTTGAACAGCAGTTGAGTGAAAGGATTCAAGTCCTGCATCAGCTACGCAAGGAAGCTTTagaactggaaaaacaaatggagaaacagaaaagagaaatagggaaaaaacagaaagagctTGAAGACTTGGAGAGTTCTCTTGCTTCTGTAAATCCTGAAGATCCAAGACAT GTTCACATGAAAGCTCAAAAAGCAAGTAAAGAGCAGCAGTTTGATGTAATGAATAAACACTACAAACAGCTTGAGAGTCGCCTGGATGAAATGCTCTCTAGGATTGCTAAAGAAACTGAGGAAATCAAGGACTTGGAGCAACAGCTCACTGAtg GTCAAATAGCAACAAATGAAGCACTGAAAAGGGATTTAGAAAGTATTATCACTGGATTACAGGAGTACCTGCAAAGTGTTAAGTGTCAGGCAAAACAGGCCAATGATGAATGTAAGGAGTTGAAGAAGGATAAAGAATCTTTGCTACAAAGATTGGCACATCtagaggaggaaagaaacaacCTGGAAATAGTTGCCATGGATgcagaaaatatgagaaaa GAAATTACAATGCTAGAAGGTGCACTCCAAGAGCAGCGAGAAATAAATGAATCGCTTAGAGATGCACAAGGGGACATCAGTGCCTATGAGGCTGAACTGGAAGCCCAGCTAAGAGACAGAGATACAGAAGCCAATCAGCAAAAAGAAGAATTGGAAAGACTGAAGCAACTTAGCCAA ATGGAACTGTCAGCCCTACAAGCTGAACTTGAAAAAGAAAGGCAAGCATTAGAGAATGCTCTGGCCAAAGCACAACTAGCAGAAGAGAAGGAACAACAAAATTATAAGCTCCTTTCTCAGTTCAAACAACTGCAG ggagacAATAATCTTCTGAAACAACAGCTTAAAGATCTTCAGAATCAGCTAAACCATGCTGTTGGTAACTTAATTCATCCTGAGGAAGTCTTAGCTCGTATAAGTGAACTCAAGCAAAAGCTTCAGACAGGAGTTGGAGAGATTAA atgtCAGAATTCAGCTGATGTTTTAGGGAAAAGCCTTGCAAATCTGCAGAAAGAATTTAATGACATCCTTGCTGATGCtcagagggaaaaagagaaagcatggGCTAGACAGAGACAATTGCAGGAAGAAATGGTATCCCAGCAGGAAAAACTGGAAGAAGTACAGGAGAAATATAGACAG GTTAAAGCTGAAAACAGGCAGAATAAGAACAAGGTCCATCAGTTAGAGAATGAAATTCaacatttacatgaaaaaataaagagcatgGAAGAAATTCAGGGCCTTGCTGATGAACAGCTCCAAGAGGCAGATGAAGAGAAAGAGACTATTCTTGCTCAACTGGAAGATTTAGAGAAAAGG aaaaaaatagaagatgccAGGGCACAAATGCAGTTTGTCAGTCTAGATaaagaactgaaggaattaaagagAGCAATCATCACTTCAGATAAACTGGCAGCTACAGAGCTCTCCATTGCTAAAAATCAGCTAAAGGCTCTTCATGGGACTGTTCACAGAATTAATCAGGAGCGAGCTGAG GAGATTGAGGAAGCTGAAGAGTTCTGTGCTGAGGCAGCTCGTGCAGCCCGGGATCTtgccagagcagaagcagaaatagaaTTGTTACAACAACTCctcaaagagaaggaagaacaa TTTCAGCTCGAAATGGAGAAAGCTGGCGAGAAGACTGTTGGATCAAGTGCTCAGAAGTTTGAAATTGATAAATTAAATGAAGCTATGGagcaacaaaaagcagaaattgaCCGTTTAAGATGGTTGTTGGATAACATTGGGACAg GTAACAAAGATGAAATTGAGAACTTGCAAGATGAGATTGCAGCCCTCAGAGATGTGCTTTCACACCAGAACGATTACATCACCAGTATAGCGGATCCATTGAAAAGAAGGGGATACTGGTGTTACATGCCATCATCACAg ggttCAACTCCTGCTTCCCGCAGCACAAAAGATTCTGGAGTCTGTTTACTGTGTTCTGGCACATCCCCACCCAGGAGAGGGTGTGGTCAGGACAGGCAGTGCAGGAAGGAAGACTTGCCCCATCAAGGAGGATGTTGGGTTTATTCACCAGTCAGAAATAGGTTGTGGAAAACAAATTCTGGTAAAG gtaGAAGAACAAAAGAAGATAGTGAAGGAAATGAAGCAACTCGTGTTCCCAAAGACCCTCCCTTTGTACCACCCCCTGGTACAGTTATTTACACAGTCCTTCCAGACGGTGCCCCTGTACCTCAGGGAACTGTGGTTTATggccctcctcctgcagcagtggGTGGAGGTTCAGTTGCACCTGGATCTGTTATCTACGGTCCCCCTCCTGTGGGAGCCCAGGTCGTTTGTGGCCCTCTTCCTCCAAACTTCACTGTCCCTCTCATTCCTGTTGGAGTGCTTCACTGCAACGTGCCTGAACATCATGATTTG GAGAGTGAAATCTCAAGGCTAGAAGACACTGTGTATTATTTAAAGTCTCGGAAATACAAAGATAAATGGTCAGAGGCAGCTGagcataaatggaaaaaagaggtGGAAAAATTGCATCAAAATGTTGAAGAACTTCTGCATGAAAGAGAAGAGTTGGAAGATCAAATAGCAGAGCTACGACGAGCAGCTCAAAAACATAACAAACGCAG GGACTTTATTGAAGGGTATACTGACAACCTTATTGCAGAACTGCAGTTAGAAAAGTCTCTCAAACATCATGAAGATATTGCAGATGAAATTGAATGTATAGAGAAGACTCTTCTGAAACGACGAGCAGAGCTTAGAGAGGCAGACAGGCTACTTTCAGAAGCTGAAGTGGAACTTGAGAGCACACAGGGGAAA ACTAAAGACACTATTCAAAAGTATAATCATGCCAAACAGCATTTGACCCGTACTGAAACCGAGGCAAAGGAGCTAGAGCGAAGGGCTCAGGAAATGGCCATTAAACTTGTGAAAGCAGATCAGCAATTAAG GTTATTACAGGCAGATACAAGGGATTTAGAACAGCACAAGAGGGAACAAGAAggtgttttgaaagaaattaacaAAATGGTGGCTGCAAGAGAGTCTGAGTTCCAGTCGTTAAACCAGAAGATAGAAATGCTAACTGAAag TCTTCAGAAGCTTCAAGGAGATATTCAAGTTGCAGAAGGTAATGAAGAACATCACCTCCAAATCCTTAGAGAAGCAGAAAGCCTTCTTCAAGGCAAGAAAACTGAACTGGAAAGATTGAAGGATCAG ATCACTGCTCAGCAACAAGAGCTCTCGTTTCTAGAGCAACAGTTAAGCCAAAGAAAGGAAGAGCTCCGTGTCCTTCAAGACTGTATTTCTCAAAAGAAAGGTGACCTCAAAGAAGCTCTTCGAGATGGAGAGACCGAAGCAAATGAAAAACTACGCCAAATAAGA GAAATAAAACTACTTCTGGAAGAGCTTAATGTTGAGAAGAAAGAACTGGATGTCCAGATTAATGAGAAAAGAGCACAGCTTTCGTTCATAAAGAAGGATattggaaaagaggaagaaaatcttcaAGGAGTACTTGGGCAAATTACCAGGCATAAGATAG AACTGAAACATGTTCTGGAAATGCTGGAGCTTGAAAATGATGAACTTCAAGGTTTGAAGCTACAACATGACCAAAAGGTCAATGAGTTGGAGAAGATTCAGGTTGCAATTCTAGAA GAGAAGTTAAAATTGGAGAATATTCAGAGATTATTTCAGTGTCAGCAAGGGGAAGTAGATTGGCAGGAACAACTACTTGAGAAAGACCGTCAGGAAAACGAACATCTGGTTTCTCAAATGCGCACTCTGCAAAATAATATTGAGTCTttgaataaagaaaaggaaaagcttgaGGACGACTGTCAGAGTTTGGAAAAGAAGTTGTCACAAACCAGAAG AGACTTAACTGCTACTGAAGATAGCAGCAGAACTGCATTGTCCAATGTAGAGAAAATGGAATTGGATGTTAAAAACCTGCAGCAGGAGGTAGATCtattgaacaaacaaaaaaattcactgAATGGAGACATTATTGTTGTACAGAAGGATCTTCAAG aaaaaaaggaagaactggaAACACTGAAAGGAGAATTAAATGACTCCAGGCAACAGCTGCAACTGCTAGAACAG gatttaaaaaataatacaaggCATCAAGAGGAGCTACTTAGAGAGCAGGCAACCCTGAAAGAAGATATCCTAGAGTATTTAAGGAAACGTAAGGATTGccaggagagacagaaaaagagggagaacCAATTGCAGCAGCTCCAGAAAGAGattgaagagaaagaaacagaactggCCAAGCAAGAAGCG ATTCTTCATCACCTCAAGCAAAATTCAGAGCGTGAAGGAAAAAAACTGGAAGAATGTACTGCTAAAGTGAAAGATCAGAAAATACTCCTGGAAAAGGAACTAATAGATCAACAAAAGAAACTGGAGCAGGCAACAGCAAAAGTAAGGCTGGCAGAAGAAAACCTCAGGAAGCTGGAAAAGGAGGAGTCCCGATGTGCAGCACTTGAAGAAACTGTCAGAAAAAGCA AACATCAGCTCTCAGAAAAGGAATTACAATTACaacaaaaaaatagagaaatgcaGTCTCTTCAAAAAGAGCTGGAAGTCTCCAGGTGTGAGCTAAACCATCTCCAAGATCAGATAgcatcagagaggaaaaaagcagaaaaacacatctTGAGTCTGAAAGAAGCGATGAAAATGCAAAGGATGCAGCTTGAAAGAAAACTGCGT gaacaaaagcatgaaaataactGTTTGCGGAGTGATACAGCAGCTGCTGAGGAAGCCACGCACAGTAACCACAAACGAGCCAAGCGCCTTATGAAGGACCTTGGCCAGACCCAGCAGCACTCCGTGGATCTCCAAAGCCAG GTTAAAACTCAAGAGGACCCAGACAAGAACCGAAGGGAAATAGAGAATGCAGCAACGTTGCTTAAGCTGGAGGTTGAAGATGAAATTAGGAAGGGCTTTACATCTTCAAGCCCATCTTCTCTAGAACTGCTGGAAGACTGGGAAGCATCTTCTGAAGTAAAGGGAAGGCTGCAGTGTGAACCTGGTAACGGGGAGGAGCCTGGGCTGTTTGCAGCTGCTGACAAAAGACTCTTCACACTGGAAGAAAAGTTGAATTTTTCTAAAGTCTTCTTAAtg GATGAACAGTGGCGTGGCGAGGCTCTCCGAGAAAAACTGCAGCACCACGAAGATCGGCTGAAG GCTCAGCTCCAGCAGTGCATGTCCAAGCAAGTGGAAGTATTAATCAGAGGAAAGCAGCAAACGGAGGGCACCCTGCACAGCTTGCAGCGGCAGGTGGACGCGCTGGATGACCTCGTCAGCAGCACTTCCTCAGATTCGCTGTTTCTAGCCCAAAGCTCGAGTCTCGTAACTCTACATGACACTCTGAATGTAACAAAAACACAG